One genomic segment of Colias croceus chromosome 16, ilColCroc2.1 includes these proteins:
- the LOC123698447 gene encoding uncharacterized protein LOC123698447: MDSIQQSLDSMTTMFTTRMAEFENTLKGNKAAPACNANSLASEFSEFRNFVLSTLKHLHAQVNLLFKLYDHQETRSRKKILLIHGLPEENQEDTSELLVQFVRSNLKIPDFSTNNINRCHRIGRTGLDKPRPILVKLSDLSTKNKLWYGKTALKSTGITISEFLTKQRHEAFVAARKQFGINKCWTRDGFVIVLDSKGVKRQVTCLSDLNAIPQTNSEVESDLTSQASGGVKEAHVTQNARPKRCTKKQ, from the coding sequence ATGGATTCAATCCAACAGTCATTAGACAGCATGACAACTATGTTCACCACACGGATGGCTGAATTTGAAAACACTTTGAAGGGTAACAAAGCGGCACCAGCTTGCAATGCAAACAGCTTGGCATCAGAATTTTCCGAATTTCGGAATTTTGTTCTGTCTACCTTGAAACATCTTCATGCTCAAGTCAACCTTCTCTTCAAATTATATGATCATCAGGAAACTAGAAGTAGAAAGAAAATACTCTTAATACATGGGTTGCCTGAAGAAAATCAAGAGGATACATCTGAGTTACTGGTGCAGTTTGTTCGTTCAAATCTTAAAATCCCTGACTTCAGCACAAATAACATAAACAGATGCCATCGCATTGGTCGCACAGGTTTGGACAAACCAAGGCCTATTCTTGTAAAGCTAAGTGATttatctactaaaaataaactctGGTACGGTAAAACTGCTTTAAAATCTACTGGAATTACAATCTCAGAATTCCTCACCAAGCAGCGGCACGAAGCATTCGTTGCTGCTCGTAAACAGTTTGGGATTAATAAATGCTGGACTAGAGATGGCTTTGTGATTGTGTTAGATTCCAAAGGTGTGAAGCGGCAAGTAACTTGTTTATCTGATCTGAATGCCATTCCTCAAACCAACTCGGAGGTGGAGTCTGATCTGACTTCACAAGCTAGTGGTGGTGTCAAAGAAGCCCATGTTACACAGAATGCCAGACCTAAACGATGCACTAAGAAACAATAA